One genomic region from Populus nigra chromosome 8, ddPopNigr1.1, whole genome shotgun sequence encodes:
- the LOC133701542 gene encoding receptor-like protein 15: MGLFLHMLTVLLVIMMVSLQGWLPLGCLDEERIALLQLKDTLNYPNGTSLPSWIKADAHCCSWERIECSRSTGRVIALHLEETRNEEMGDWYLNTSLFLPFQQLNILELWGNRIAGWVEKKGPSNLTTLFLYNITTYKSSFQLLQSLATFPNLTTLYLSYNDFRGRILGDDLQNLSSLESLYLDRCSLDEHSLQSLRALPSLKNLSLQALSGSVPSGGLCGLNHLQELYMDDNDLSGFLPPCLANLTSLQQLDLSFNHLKIPMSLSPLYNLSKLKYFDGLDNEIYAEEDDHSLSPKFQLESIFLSSHGQGAVAFPKFLYHQFSLQSLALTNIQIKGEFPNWLIENNTYLHDLSLKNCSLSGPFLLPKNSHVNLSFLSISMNYFQGQIPSEIGARLPGLEALFMSDNGFNGSIPFSLGNISSLEVLDLSNNSLQGQIPGWIGNMSSLEFLDLSENNFFGRLPPRFDTSLNLRYVYLSRNELQGPIAMTFYNSSKIFALDLSHNNLTGSIPKWIDRLYNLRFLLLSYNNLEGEIPIQLCRLDQLTLIDLSHNHLSGEIPPEIGNLSMIKVLNLSHNSLTGPIPPTFSNLKEIESLDLSYNKLDGEIPPQLIELFSLEFFSVAHNNLSGKTLARVAQFATFEESCYKDNPFLCGEPLPKICGVAMPPSPTPTSTNNEDDGGFMDMEVFYVTFGVAYIMVMLVIGAVLYINSYWRRAWFHFIEVSINNCYYFLVDNLPILSRF; encoded by the exons ATGGGTCTGTTCCTTCACATGTTGACGGTACTGTTAGTAATTATGATGGTTTCCTTGCAAGGATGGCTGCCTCTTGGTTGCTTGGATGAAGAGAGAATCGCTCTCTTGCAGCTCAAAGATACTCTTAATTATCCCAATGGCACCTCCCTTCCCTCCTGGATAAAAGCTGACGCCCACTGTTGTTCTTGGGAACGTATTGAGTGCAGCAGAAGTACAGGTCGAGTCATCGCACTCCATCTTGAGGAAACAAGGAATGAGGAAATGGGAGATTGGTACCTAAATACCtccttgtttcttccttttcagcAACTCAACATTCTCGAGTTGTGGGGTAATCGTATAGCTGGTTGGGTTGAGAAGAAAG GTCCAAGCAACTTGACTACTCTATTCCTGTATAATATCACAACCTATAAAAGTAGCTTTCAGTTACTGCAATCATTAGCAACATTCCCAAACCTCACGACACTTTATCTGAGCTACAACGATTTTAGAGGAAGAATATTAGGTGATG ATTTGCAAAATTTAAGCTCATTGGAAAGTTTGTATCTGGACCGTTGTTCTCTAGATGAACACTCCCTTCAGAGCCTTAGAGCACTGCCTTCTCTAAAAAATCTGTCATTGCAAGCACTCAGTGGAAGTGTACCTTCTGGAG GCCTATGTGGCTTAAATCATCTCCAAGAGCTATATATGGATGACAATGATCTCAGTGGTTTCTTGCCTCCGTGTCTGGCAAATTTGACTTCCCTTCAACAACTagatctttctttcaatcaCTTGAAGATCCCTATGTCATTGAGCCCATTATACAACCTTTCAAAACTCAAGTATTTTGATGGTTTAGATAATGAAATATACGCAGAAGAAGATGATCATAGTCTGAGCCCAAAGTTCCAGTTAGAGTCCATCTTTTTGAGCAGTCATGGGCAAGGTGCAGTAGCATTTCCCAAGTTCCTTTACCATCAGTTCAGCCTGCAATCTTTGGCTCTTACAAACATCCAAATAAAGGGAGAGTTTCCAAATTGGTTGATTGAGAACAACACATACCTACATgatctttctttaaaaaattgttcTCTTTCAGGTCCATTCTTGTTACCAAAGAATTCTCATGTGAATTTGTCATTCCTAAGTATATCTATGAATTACTTCCAAGGCCAAATCCCTTCAGAAATTGGAGCTCGTTTGCCAGGGTTAGAAGCTTTATTTATGTCTGACAATGGTTTCAATGGAAGCATTCCTTTCTCGTTGGGTAACATTAGCTCGTTGGAAGTGTTAGACCTATCCAACAACAGTTTGCAAGGGCAGATCCCTGGATGGATAGGGAATATGTCTTCTCTTGAATTCTTGGATTTATCAGAGAACAATTTCTTTGGTCGTTTACCACCTAGATTCGACACTTCTTTAAATTTGAGATATGTTTATTTGTCTAGAAATGAGTTGCAAGGACCAATCGCAATGACATTTTATAACTCCTCTAAGATATTTGCACTAGATCTTTCCCATAATAATTTAACTGGTAGTATTCCAAAATGGATTGACAGACTATACAACTTGAGATTTCTACTCTTGAGTTATAATAATCTTGAAGGTGAAATCCCAATTCAATTATGCAGGTTGGACCAATTAACCTTGATTGATCTATCTCACAACCATCTGTCTG GAGAGATTCCTCCTGAAATTGGAAACCTCAGCATGATCAAGGTACTGAACCTTTCACACAACAGTTTAACCGGACCAATTCCACCAACATTTTCGAACTTAAAAGAAATAGAGAGCTTAGATCTTTCCTATAACAAACTGGATGGAGAAATCCCACCTCAACTTATTGAACTATTTTCTCTAGAGTTTTTCAGTGTGGCACACAATAATCTGTCTGGTAAGACTCTTGCGAGAGTTGCACAGTTTGCCACGTTTGAGGAGAGCTGCTACAAGGACAACCCTTTTCTTTGTGGAGAACCGCTACCCAAGATTTGCGGTGTGGCTATGCCACCATCACCAACGCCAACTTCAACGAACAATGAAGATGATGGTGGCTTCATGGATATGGAGGTTTTTTATGTGACCTTTGGGGTTGCATACATCATGGTGATGCTGGTGATAGGTGCAGTTCTTTACATAAATTCATATTGGCGACGAGCTTGGTTTCACTTTATTGAGGTGAGCATCAACAATTGCTATTATTTTCTAGTGGACAATCTTCCCATTTTATCTAGGTTTTGA